The following are encoded in a window of Pongo abelii isolate AG06213 chromosome 16, NHGRI_mPonAbe1-v2.0_pri, whole genome shotgun sequence genomic DNA:
- the ARHGAP11A gene encoding rho GTPase-activating protein 11A isoform X2, protein MWDQRLVRLALLQHLRAFYGIKVKGVRGQCDRRRHETAAAEIGGKIFGVPFNALPHSAVPEYGHIPSFLVDACTSLEEHIHTEGLFRKSGSVIRLKALKNKLDHGEGCLSSAPPCDIAGLLKQFFRELPEPILPADLHEALLKAQQLGTEEKNKATLLLSCLLADHTVHVLRYFFNFLRNVSLRSSENKMDSSNLAVIFAPNLLQTSEGHEKMSSNTEKKLRLQAAVVQTLIDYASDIGHVPDFILEKIPAMLGIDGLCATPSLEGFEEGEYETPGECKRKRRQSVGDFVSGALNKFKSNRTPSITPQQERIAQLSESPVIVTPNAKRKLPVDSSHGFSIHIDTSSEGSSQSSLSPVLIGGNHLITAGVPRRSKRIAGKKVCRVESGKAGCFSPKISHKEKVRRSLRLKFNLGKNGRDVNGCSGVNRYESVGRRLANQQSLKNRIESVKTGLLFSPDVDEKLPKKGSEKISKSEENLLTPERLVGTNYRMSWTGPNNSSFQEVDANEASSVVENLEVENSLEPDIMVEKSPAISCELTPSNLNNKHNSNIKSSPLSGDENNVTKETLVKVQKAFSESGSNLHALMNQRQSSVTNVRKVKLTEPSYLEDSPEENLFETIDLTVVESKEKYEHYTGKGEKCFSERDFSPLQTQTFNREATIKCSTQMKMEHEKDIHSNMPKDYLSKQEFSSDEQIKKQQSPKDKLNNKLKENENIIEGNLPKCAAHSKDEARSSFSQQSTCVITNLSKPRPMRIAKQQSLETCEKTVSESLQMTEHRKVSDHIQWFNKLSLNEPNRTKVKSPLKFQRTPVRQSVRRINSLLEYSRQPAGHKLASLGDTASPLVKSVSCDSALSSCIESASKDSSVSCIKSGPKEQKSMSCEESNIDAISKSSMELPSKSFLKMRKHPDSVNASLRSTTICKQKMLSDGQVKVPLDDLTNHDIAKPVVNNNMGISSGINNRVLRRPSERERAWYKGSPKHPIGKTQLLPTSKPVDL, encoded by the exons GGTAAAATATTTGGAGTACCTTTTAATGCACTGCCCCATTCTGCTGTACCAGAATATGGACACATTCCAAG CTTTCTTGTCGATGCTTGCACATCTTTAGAAGAACATATTCATACTGAAGGGCTTTTTCGGAAATCAGGATCTGTTATTCGCCTAAAAGCACTAAAG aataaaCTGGATCATGGTGAAGGTTGCCTATCTTCTGCACCTCCTTGTGATATTGCGGGACTTCTTAAGCAGTTTTTTAGGGAATTGCCAGAGCCCATTCTCCCAGCTGATTTGCATGAAGCGCTTTTGAAAGCTCAACAGTTAGGCACAGAGGAAAAGAATAAAGCTACACTGTTGCTCTCCTGTCTTCTGGCTGACCACACAGTTCATGTATTAAGATATTTCTTTAACTTTCTCAGGAATGTTTCTCTTAG ATCCAGTGAGAATAAGATGGATAGCAGCAATCTTGCAGTAATATTTGCACCAAATCTTCTTCAGACAAGTGaaggacatgaaaagatgtcTTCTAACACGGAAAAGAAGCTACGATTACAGGCTGCAGTAGTACAGACTCTTATTGATTATGCATCAGATATTG GGCATGTACCAGATTTTATCCTGGAAAAGATACCAGCCATGTTGGGTATTGATGGTCTCTGTGCTACTCCATCACTGGAAGGCTTTGAAGAAGGTGAATATGAAACTCCTGGTGAatgtaagagaaagagaagacaaagtGTAGGAG attttgttAGTGGAgcactaaataaatttaaatctaaCAGAACACCTTCTATTACACCTCAACAAGAAAGAATTG CCCAGCTATCTGAATCACCAGTGATTGTTACACCAAATGCTAAGCGTAAATTGCCAGTAGATTCTTCTCATGGTTTCTCAA TTCACATCGATACAAGCTCAGAAGGGTCATCTCAGAGTTCACTCTCTCCTGTACTCATTGGTGGAAACCATTTGATCACTGCAGGTGTGCCAAGGCGAAGTAAAAGAATTGCAGGCAAAAAAGTTTGCAG AGTGGAATCAGGAAAAGCAGGCTGCTTTTCTCCTAAAATCAGCCATAAAGAAAAGGTTCGAAGATCTCTTCGTTTGAAATTCAATCTAGGGAAAAATGGCAGAGATGTA aaTGGATGTTCTGGTGTCAATAGATATGAAAGTGTTGGTCGGCGACTTGCAAatcaacaaagtttaaaaaatcgAATTGAATCTGTAAAAACAGGTTTGCTTTTTAGCCCAGATGTTGATGAAAAGTTACCAAAGAAAG gttcagaaaaGATCAGTAAGTCTGAGGAAAACTTACTAACTCCAGAGCGACTAGTTGGAACAAATTACCGGATGTCTTGGACAGGACCTAATAATTCAAGTTTTCAAGAAGTAGATGCAAATGAAGCTTCTTCAGTGGTGGAAAATCTTGAGGTAGAAAACTCTTTGGAGCCTGATATTATGGTAGAAAAGTCACCCGCTATTTCATGTGAACTCACCCCTTCCAATTTAAACAATAAGCATAATAGCAACATAAAAAGTAGCCCTCTTAGTGGGGATGAAAATAACGTGACCAAAGAGACTTTGGTGAAAGTTCAAAAAGCATTTTCTGAATCTGGAAGTAATCTTCACGCATTGATGAATCAGAGGCAGTCATCAGTAACTAATGTGAGGAAAGTAAAATTAACTGAACCATCTTATTTAGAAGATAGCCCAGAGGAAAATCTATTTGAAACTATTGATTTGACTGTAGTAGAATCAAAGGAGAAATATGAACACTACACTGGTAAAGgtgaaaaatgtttttcagagAGGGACTTTTCACCCCTTCAAACTCAAACATTTAATAGAGAAGCAACTATAAAATGTTCAACTCAGATGAAGATGGAACATGAAAAAGACATTCATTCAAATATGCCAAAAGATTATTTAAGCAAGCAAGAATTCTCCAGTGatgaacaaataaagaaacagCAGTCCCCAAAGGataaactaaataataaattaaaggaGAATGAGAATATTATTGAAGGTAACTTACCAAAGTGTGCAGCACATAGCAAGGACGAGGCTAGATCCTCTTTCTCACAGCAGAGTACATGTGTTATAACAAACTTGTCAAAACCTAGGCCTATGAGAATTGCTAAACAGCAGTCATTGGAAACATGTGAGAAAACAGTTTCTGAAAGTTTACAAATGACAGAACATAGAAAGGTTTCTGATCACATACAGTGGTTTAACAAGCTTTCTTTAAATGAACCAAATAGAACAAAAGTCAAGTCACCTCTTAAGTTTCAGCGTACTCCTGTTCGTCAGTCCGTCAGAAGAATTAATTCTTTGTTGGAGTATAGCAGACAACCTGCAGGGCATAAGTTGGCGAGTCTTGGTGATACAGCTTCTCCTCTGGTCAAATCAGTGAGCTGTGACAGTGCTCTTTCCTCTTGTATAGAAAGTGCATCAAAAGATTCCTCTGTTTCATGTATCAAATCAGGTCCTAAAGAACAGAAGTCCATGTCATGTGAAGAGTCAAATATTGATGCAATTTCAAAGTCAAGCATGGAGTTACCTTCAAAATCTTTCTTAAAGATGAGGAAGCACCCAGATTCAGTGAATGCTTCTCTTAGGTCTACTACAATTTGTAAACAGAAGATGTTATCTGATGGCCAAGTTAAGGTTCCCTTGGATGATCTGACTAATCATGATATAGCAAAACCAGTTGTAAATAACAATATGGGCATTTCTTCTGGGATAAATAACAGGGTCCTTAGGAGACCATCAGAAAGAGAAAGGGCCTGGTACAAAGGTTCTCCAAAACATCCTATCGGAAAAACTCAATTACTACCAACAAGTAAACCTGTAGATTTGTAA
- the ARHGAP11A gene encoding rho GTPase-activating protein 11A isoform X1 — MWDQRLVRLALLQHLRAFYGIKVKGVRGQCDRRRHETAAAEIGGKIFGVPFNALPHSAVPEYGHIPSFLVDACTSLEEHIHTEGLFRKSGSVIRLKALKNKLDHGEGCLSSAPPCDIAGLLKQFFRELPEPILPADLHEALLKAQQLGTEEKNKATLLLSCLLADHTVHVLRYFFNFLRNVSLRSSENKMDSSNLAVIFAPNLLQTSEGHEKMSSNTEKKLRLQAAVVQTLIDYASDIGHVPDFILEKIPAMLGIDGLCATPSLEGFEEGEYETPGECKRKRRQSVGDFVSGALNKFKSNRTPSITPQQERIAQLSESPVIVTPNAKRKLPVDSSHGFSSKKRKSIKHNFNFELLPSNLFNSSSTPVSVHIDTSSEGSSQSSLSPVLIGGNHLITAGVPRRSKRIAGKKVCRVESGKAGCFSPKISHKEKVRRSLRLKFNLGKNGRDVNGCSGVNRYESVGRRLANQQSLKNRIESVKTGLLFSPDVDEKLPKKGSEKISKSEENLLTPERLVGTNYRMSWTGPNNSSFQEVDANEASSVVENLEVENSLEPDIMVEKSPAISCELTPSNLNNKHNSNIKSSPLSGDENNVTKETLVKVQKAFSESGSNLHALMNQRQSSVTNVRKVKLTEPSYLEDSPEENLFETIDLTVVESKEKYEHYTGKGEKCFSERDFSPLQTQTFNREATIKCSTQMKMEHEKDIHSNMPKDYLSKQEFSSDEQIKKQQSPKDKLNNKLKENENIIEGNLPKCAAHSKDEARSSFSQQSTCVITNLSKPRPMRIAKQQSLETCEKTVSESLQMTEHRKVSDHIQWFNKLSLNEPNRTKVKSPLKFQRTPVRQSVRRINSLLEYSRQPAGHKLASLGDTASPLVKSVSCDSALSSCIESASKDSSVSCIKSGPKEQKSMSCEESNIDAISKSSMELPSKSFLKMRKHPDSVNASLRSTTICKQKMLSDGQVKVPLDDLTNHDIAKPVVNNNMGISSGINNRVLRRPSERERAWYKGSPKHPIGKTQLLPTSKPVDL, encoded by the exons GGTAAAATATTTGGAGTACCTTTTAATGCACTGCCCCATTCTGCTGTACCAGAATATGGACACATTCCAAG CTTTCTTGTCGATGCTTGCACATCTTTAGAAGAACATATTCATACTGAAGGGCTTTTTCGGAAATCAGGATCTGTTATTCGCCTAAAAGCACTAAAG aataaaCTGGATCATGGTGAAGGTTGCCTATCTTCTGCACCTCCTTGTGATATTGCGGGACTTCTTAAGCAGTTTTTTAGGGAATTGCCAGAGCCCATTCTCCCAGCTGATTTGCATGAAGCGCTTTTGAAAGCTCAACAGTTAGGCACAGAGGAAAAGAATAAAGCTACACTGTTGCTCTCCTGTCTTCTGGCTGACCACACAGTTCATGTATTAAGATATTTCTTTAACTTTCTCAGGAATGTTTCTCTTAG ATCCAGTGAGAATAAGATGGATAGCAGCAATCTTGCAGTAATATTTGCACCAAATCTTCTTCAGACAAGTGaaggacatgaaaagatgtcTTCTAACACGGAAAAGAAGCTACGATTACAGGCTGCAGTAGTACAGACTCTTATTGATTATGCATCAGATATTG GGCATGTACCAGATTTTATCCTGGAAAAGATACCAGCCATGTTGGGTATTGATGGTCTCTGTGCTACTCCATCACTGGAAGGCTTTGAAGAAGGTGAATATGAAACTCCTGGTGAatgtaagagaaagagaagacaaagtGTAGGAG attttgttAGTGGAgcactaaataaatttaaatctaaCAGAACACCTTCTATTACACCTCAACAAGAAAGAATTG CCCAGCTATCTGAATCACCAGTGATTGTTACACCAAATGCTAAGCGTAAATTGCCAGTAGATTCTTCTCATGGTTTCTCAAGTAAGAAAAGGAAGTCCATCAAGCACAATTTTAACTTTGAGCTGTTGCCAAGTAATCTCTTCAATAGCAGTTCTACACCGGTATCAG TTCACATCGATACAAGCTCAGAAGGGTCATCTCAGAGTTCACTCTCTCCTGTACTCATTGGTGGAAACCATTTGATCACTGCAGGTGTGCCAAGGCGAAGTAAAAGAATTGCAGGCAAAAAAGTTTGCAG AGTGGAATCAGGAAAAGCAGGCTGCTTTTCTCCTAAAATCAGCCATAAAGAAAAGGTTCGAAGATCTCTTCGTTTGAAATTCAATCTAGGGAAAAATGGCAGAGATGTA aaTGGATGTTCTGGTGTCAATAGATATGAAAGTGTTGGTCGGCGACTTGCAAatcaacaaagtttaaaaaatcgAATTGAATCTGTAAAAACAGGTTTGCTTTTTAGCCCAGATGTTGATGAAAAGTTACCAAAGAAAG gttcagaaaaGATCAGTAAGTCTGAGGAAAACTTACTAACTCCAGAGCGACTAGTTGGAACAAATTACCGGATGTCTTGGACAGGACCTAATAATTCAAGTTTTCAAGAAGTAGATGCAAATGAAGCTTCTTCAGTGGTGGAAAATCTTGAGGTAGAAAACTCTTTGGAGCCTGATATTATGGTAGAAAAGTCACCCGCTATTTCATGTGAACTCACCCCTTCCAATTTAAACAATAAGCATAATAGCAACATAAAAAGTAGCCCTCTTAGTGGGGATGAAAATAACGTGACCAAAGAGACTTTGGTGAAAGTTCAAAAAGCATTTTCTGAATCTGGAAGTAATCTTCACGCATTGATGAATCAGAGGCAGTCATCAGTAACTAATGTGAGGAAAGTAAAATTAACTGAACCATCTTATTTAGAAGATAGCCCAGAGGAAAATCTATTTGAAACTATTGATTTGACTGTAGTAGAATCAAAGGAGAAATATGAACACTACACTGGTAAAGgtgaaaaatgtttttcagagAGGGACTTTTCACCCCTTCAAACTCAAACATTTAATAGAGAAGCAACTATAAAATGTTCAACTCAGATGAAGATGGAACATGAAAAAGACATTCATTCAAATATGCCAAAAGATTATTTAAGCAAGCAAGAATTCTCCAGTGatgaacaaataaagaaacagCAGTCCCCAAAGGataaactaaataataaattaaaggaGAATGAGAATATTATTGAAGGTAACTTACCAAAGTGTGCAGCACATAGCAAGGACGAGGCTAGATCCTCTTTCTCACAGCAGAGTACATGTGTTATAACAAACTTGTCAAAACCTAGGCCTATGAGAATTGCTAAACAGCAGTCATTGGAAACATGTGAGAAAACAGTTTCTGAAAGTTTACAAATGACAGAACATAGAAAGGTTTCTGATCACATACAGTGGTTTAACAAGCTTTCTTTAAATGAACCAAATAGAACAAAAGTCAAGTCACCTCTTAAGTTTCAGCGTACTCCTGTTCGTCAGTCCGTCAGAAGAATTAATTCTTTGTTGGAGTATAGCAGACAACCTGCAGGGCATAAGTTGGCGAGTCTTGGTGATACAGCTTCTCCTCTGGTCAAATCAGTGAGCTGTGACAGTGCTCTTTCCTCTTGTATAGAAAGTGCATCAAAAGATTCCTCTGTTTCATGTATCAAATCAGGTCCTAAAGAACAGAAGTCCATGTCATGTGAAGAGTCAAATATTGATGCAATTTCAAAGTCAAGCATGGAGTTACCTTCAAAATCTTTCTTAAAGATGAGGAAGCACCCAGATTCAGTGAATGCTTCTCTTAGGTCTACTACAATTTGTAAACAGAAGATGTTATCTGATGGCCAAGTTAAGGTTCCCTTGGATGATCTGACTAATCATGATATAGCAAAACCAGTTGTAAATAACAATATGGGCATTTCTTCTGGGATAAATAACAGGGTCCTTAGGAGACCATCAGAAAGAGAAAGGGCCTGGTACAAAGGTTCTCCAAAACATCCTATCGGAAAAACTCAATTACTACCAACAAGTAAACCTGTAGATTTGTAA